In one window of Henckelia pumila isolate YLH828 chromosome 1, ASM3356847v2, whole genome shotgun sequence DNA:
- the LOC140877222 gene encoding DEAD-box ATP-dependent RNA helicase 28 translates to MARSKSFFFEAPSDEEIDHNSETESDNGESGVAADPDSEFEEEKRVPKSKKSQSPWDFSSYSESVVDEHSRRSTTSIDDKISKVLKQHPIRTAIDYDSDEHSDLEPHHQEEYKPDEDDEKETKSGKDGKTFFATVEGVSFHSNSFLELHLSRPLLRACEALGYSKPTPIQAACIPLALTGRDICGSAITGSGKTAAFSLPTLERLVYRPKSRPAIRVLILTPTRELAVQVHSMIEKLAQFMTDIRCCLVVGGLSIKVQETALRSLPDIVVATPGRMIDHLRNSMSVHLDELAVLILDEADRLLELGFSAEIHELVRLCPKRRQTMLFSATMTEEVDDLIKLSLNKPLRLSADPTTKRPTTLTEEVVRIRRLREANQEAVVLALCSKTFTEKVIIFSGTKKAAHRLKILFGLAGFKAAELHGDLTQSQRLDALEIFRKQQVDFLIATDVAARGLDIIGVQTVINFACPRDLTSYVHRVGRTARAGRTGYAVTFVTDNDRSLLKAIVKRAGSRLKSRIVSEQSIKKWSEIIEQMEDQVTSVLQEEREEMALRKAEMEATKAENMIAHKDEIYARPKRTWFVTEKEKKLAAKTAKEVLDKQKGNRKEVVSAEQAEELKMKEKRKREREKNLPRKKRRRLEAARETLEDEDEIKGEEQHKKEKNGMSLVDVAYRRAKAVKAAKRAVDAGRITRKTDKKSKHPIQKNKSRTEEMQELFQNDMSEKRQKRAMGGGGARKKSAFKSKSRYKRR, encoded by the exons ATGGCTAGAAGCAAAAGCTTCTTCTTCGAAGCCCCAAGTGATGAGGAAATCGATCACAACTCTGAAACCGAATCAGATAATGGGGAAAGTGGAGTAGCAGCAGATCCCGACTCGGAATTCGAGGAAGAAAAAAGAGTTCCGAAAAGCAAAAAATCTCAGTCACCGTGGGACTTCTCGTCATATTCTGAATCAGTCGTCGACGAACACTCAAGGCGGAGCACCACTTCAATTGACGATAAAATATCGAAAGTTCTCAAACAACATCCTATCCGGACAGCTATTGATTATGACTCTGATGAACATTCCGATCTCGAACCTCACCACCAA GAGGAGTATAAGCCAGACGAGGACGACGAAAAGGAAACCAAGAGTGGGAAGGACGGCAAGACTTTTTTTGCAACAGTGGAAGGTGTGAGTTTCCACTCTAATTCGTTTTTGGAGCTCCATCTTTCAAGGCCGTTGCTTCGGGCTTGTGAGGCTTTGGGCTACAGTAAGCCTACTCCCATTCAG GCTGCTTGTATACCTTTGGCTTTAACTGGACGAGATATTTGTGGGAGTGCTATTACGGGTTCTGGAAAG ACTGCTGCATTTTCTTTGCCAACCTTGGAGAGGCTGGTATACCGACCAAAGAGTAGGCCAGCAATAAGGGTTCTAATCCTCACTCCGACAAGGGAGTTGGCTGTTCA GGTTCATAGTATGATAGAGAAACTTGCTCAGTTcatgacagatatcagatgttgtcTGGTTGTTGGTGGTCTCTCAATAAAG GTGCAAGAGACAGCCCTACGATCACTGCCGGATATAGTTGTTGCCACTCCAGGGCGCATGATAGATCACCTACGCAACTCTATGTCAGTTCATCTGGATGAACTTGCAGTTTTAATACTTGATGAAGCTGATCGGCTCCTAGAGCTTGGATTTAGTGCTGAAATTCATGAACTG GTCAGATTATGTCCTAAAAGGAGACAGACCATGCTGTTTTCAGCAACCATGACTGAGGAAGTTGACGATCTAATCAAACTCTCTTTGAATAAACCCTTGCGCTTATCAGCTGATCCAACAACAAAGCGGCCAACAACTTTAACTGAAGA GGTTGTTCGTATACGTCGATTGCGTGAAGCAAATCAGGAAGCAGTTGTTCTTGCGTTGTGTTCCAAGACCTTTACGGAAAAAGTGATTATTTTCAG CGGAACCAAGAAGGCTGCTCATAGATTGAAAATTTTGTTTGGGTTAGCTGGATTTAAAGCAGCTGAACTTCATGGAGACCTCACCCAGTCTCAGCGTCTAGAT GCGCTTGAAATTTTCAGGAAGCAGCAAGTTGATTTTCTGATTGCGACAGATGTTGCTGCTCGT GGTCTTGATATTATCGGTGTTCAGACAGTTATTAATTTCGCATGTCCTCGGGACCTTACTAG TTACGTACATCGAGTGGGTCGGACAGCTAGAGCTGGCAGGACAGGGTATGCAGTTACTTTTGTAACTGATAACGACAGGTCTCTTTTAAAAGCTATT GTTAAAAGAGCTGGTTCAAGGCTGAAGAGCCGAATTGTTTCTGAGCAATCAATAAAGAAGTGGTCTGAAATAATTGAGCAAATGGAGGATCAAGTGACCTCAGTTCTTCAAGAGGAAAG GGAAGAGATGGCCCTAAGAAAAGCTGAAATGGAGGCAACAAAG GCTGAAAACATGATTGCACATAAAGATGAAATTTATGCACGCCCGAAAAGAACATGGTTTGTCACGGAGAAGGAAAAAAAGCTTGCAGCAAAAACAGCGAAG GAAGTATTGGATAAACAGAAAGGTAACCGCAAAGAAGTGGTGAGTGCTGAACAAGCAGAAGAGTTGAAGATGAAGGAAAAGAGAAAGCGGGAGCGTGAG AAAAATTTGCCCAGGAAGAAACGAAGGAGACTGGAGGCAGCTAGAGAGACGttagaagatgaagatgaaatCAAG GGAGAAGAGCAacataagaaagaaaagaatGGAATGTCTCTTGttgatgtggcttatcgtcgaGCAAAAGCAGTGAAAGCTGCGAAGAGGGCTGTAGATGCTGGCAGGATCACGAGAAAGACAGATAAGAAGTCGAAGCATCCTATCCAAAAGAATAAATCCAGAACAGAAGAGATGCAGGAACTTTTCCAAAATGACATGAGTGAGAAAAGGCAGAAAAGAGCAATGGGAGGAGGAGGTGCGAGGAAGAAATCAGCTTTTAAGAGCAAATCACG TTATAAACGCAGATAG
- the LOC140876120 gene encoding uncharacterized protein, translating into MTISDVVVGNLTTLYLVVIAAMKTYGLATGRSFSSGCVLILSTLVVVAILVATLTYDVSRKATDALMTRDHGHEMCRGGICWHGVAVKSPASQVRFRLPPQHVQ; encoded by the coding sequence ATGACGATTTCCGACGTAGTCGTGGGGAACTTGACGACGCTTTACCTGGTGGTGATCGCCGCCATGAAGACGTACGGTCTGGCCACGGGGCGGAGCTTCAGCAGCGGCTGCGTCCTCATCCTCTCCACGTTGGTCGTGGTCGCCATCCTGGTCGCCACCCTCACCTACGACGTGTCGCGCAAGGCCACGGATGCGCTGATGACTCGCGACCACGGGCACGAGATGTGCCGCGGCGGAATCTGCTGGCACGGCGTCGCCGTCAAGTCGCCGGCGTCTCAGGTGCGGTTCCGCCTCCCTCCTCAACACGTGCAATGA